In a genomic window of Rhinoderma darwinii isolate aRhiDar2 chromosome 10, aRhiDar2.hap1, whole genome shotgun sequence:
- the LOC142661626 gene encoding uncharacterized protein LOC142661626, with the protein MMMCALIVLSVIFSLASPGHSLHCVLCVALEGTHCSGNSVACPDGNICGSVYTETTDASSTQTSNVFMRSCIVEDQCNTTGSITSANVKVKTAISCCNTENCDPPRPIFTDDDHEGNGRICRSCSTKNSDWCYNSDTIECTGNETMCLLQITKLSGTVSLQTAIRGCTTRSICDRGYHRTESGGTRVDVEYVCTDDVSNLQQKSYISGLLALVLLNFLY; encoded by the exons ATGATGATGTGCGCTCTGATAGTTCTGAGTGTCATCTTTTCTTTGGCATCCCCAG gtcattcccTTCATTGTGTATTGTGTGTGGCCTTAGAAGGTACACATTGTTCTGGGAACTCTGTTGCCTGCCCTGATGGAAATATTTGTGggtctgtatacacagagaccacTGATG CTTCATCAACCCAAACTTCAAACGTCTTCATGAGGTCATGTATAGTGGAGGATCAGTGTAATACAACTGGAAGCATTACTTCAGCCAATGTAAAGGTGAAGACAGCTATATCCTGTTGTAACACTGAGAATTGTGACCCACCTCGACCCATAT TTACAGATGATGATCATGAAGGGAATGGAAGAATTTGCCGATCATGTTCAACAAAAAATTCCGACTGGTGCTACAACAGTGATACTATTGAATGCACTGGAAATGAGACGATGTGTCTGCTGCAGATCACAAAACTATCAG GAACCGTATCTCTTCAAACCGCCATACGTGGATGTACAACAAGAAGCATCTGTGATCGTGGCTACCATAGAACGGAATCTGGAGGCACAAGGGTGGATGTGGAGTATGTATGTACAGATGACGTATCTAATCTCCAGCAAAAGTCTTACATTTCCGGACTCCTTGCTCTTGTTTTATTGAACTTTTTATATTAA